The segment TTATTATATAAACCAAGAAAAGACCATCTAAAGTAGTTCCCAAAGACATGCTAACTACTTAATAATCCTAAATTCAAAACTACTCTAAAAAAGCACACATAATCCATGAAATCTACCTCTGACAAATTGTACATGTTTCcagttattattattactatttgcAACTAGCAAGCTTTCCAGTCAACATCCAAAATCTATCTTGCTTTTACAGCAAATAGTTTCTTTATGGTAAATGAAGGTATTGGGTGTTAAATTTTAATGGAACATTATacaaaatggaagaaaagaaattaagcAAATCAATTGAGAGCCATAAttacaagaaaagaaaagctgAAAACTGTTCACAAAGCATAAGCAGTGAAGAAAGATATCCAATCAAAAGCTAGACAAAATGTAAGTACTTGTAATCTctattagaattaaataaaacacTAATGAACCACAATAATGCCACACACCTTTTGGATTACACGACAGCCATACATTTGCAGACTTAAAGGCAAGATCTTCCCTACAAGTTGATTTGCTAGTTCCTTCTGCTGCTGAGAGCTTCCATACTCAAAGAACTGCAAACAGacaagaaaaagagaattaGAATCACCAATAGTCCCAAAAAAGAACTTCTACAAAAGTTggcatatattttgaaaacacacCTTCTGGATAACATAATTACCAAAAACATCAGTCATAAGTTTGGAAGCATGAGGAAGAACTTCTTTAAATACAGCCGACTTCTCTTCACCACTACAACTCTCCAACTTCTGCTGAATAAATCGACTCCCATGTTGGTCAGCACTGGAATTAGAGATGCTTGGTGACTTATTATTTAGTGTAAACtgataagaataataataataattcgaAAAGGCACACTACAAGCAGTAAAACTTGCCTAAATTCAACAATATGCCCTGCAATATCAGACAGCTCAAATCTTCGACCTTTGCCAGATTTCAGCTcttcaagaaaattaaagattttGGGATCATTATAATTCTCATATCCCCTTTGCCCATGCCAACCAGAATATCTGCCAGAACCAGGGAGAAATCTCATATCATTTCTGCCACCAGGAAATCCAGTCCCCACTAAAGGTGATCCAGGAAAAACTGGACTAGCAATTGGTGAAGAAGTGTACTGCATTGAAATGCCCATATGTGTTGGATTCCCCAAATAGTGAGAACTAATCACCCCTTTACCTGAGTTTGGATTCTTTGGTCCTGCACTTCTCTCATGTTGGAATTTCTGGTCATCAGAAGCAGCTAAGTCAGACCCTTTCTTCGAGTCATGAGCAATATTTTGGTTCCCAAAAACACCACTTGTGGAAGCTAATGGGTCAAATTGACCAGTAAAATTATATGCCTCCCCAAAAGGCTGTTGAAAGTATGGCAAATGAAAGAGATCACAAAAAGATGGTTGCAGTGCAAATCCAACTTGCCCGTAAAGCTTGTTAAGATGTTGTGCATCAGATCCATGAACAAAGCCTAAGCCTGCTCCAGCTGAAACCCCAGACATTTGAGTACTAAAGTTGGGACCTGCAGTGCCATCTAAAACAAATGGAACAGCACCATGGGGAGGATATCCAGCAATAAATGGAGGAACAACAGAGGAATTCACATAACCACCTAGACCATATTGAGGAGAATAAAATCCTGGGACTTGACCATTAGGGTAAAATGGATGTGATGAAGTCATGTCAGCTGCTGCAGTTGCATAGAATGGTGGTGTGGAACCAGATGACTGAAGTACCGGCTGTACCACTGTTGTGAACTTAGAAGGGCCATGAAGAAAGTGATCCGCACCAACATATCTGCCAATTACTCCTTTAGAATCTAATTGAGACTTAGAACTTCGAACTTGAGATGAACTGCTCTCTTGTTGGCATGCTTGGTGTTGATCTTGACTTTTTTGATTCCCTGAATTTTGCAAGCTCAAATTTAGATCCTTCATACGAGATGCCATAATAGTAACATCAGCATCACTGACACTGTGGACAGAGACTTCATTTTTTAGCTGAACATCTGTATTGTTCAAAGTTCCTTCATGAATAGGTGGAGTGAAAGGTAGAGTTCCTCCACTGTCCAGAGATGATGAGCTTGAAATATGGGAAGCCGATAGATCAGCTTTTGATGCTAACACTGTATCATCAATATCAATGGTAGATCTTACAGCATTTGACGAGCTAACAGTGAGATCTTGCAAGGTACTGGAACCAGAAATATGGTCAACTGCTTCCTCTGCCATTCCATAGCCCAAAGAATGAGACTGATTATATGCATGTGATGGAGTACAAGGAAAGACTTCCTGTAAACATGGAAACATGAAAACATAACTATGTGTTCACAGTCATGCTATTAAGGGAATGAAACtagaaataattttgataatttgaatCAACTTCAGAATTCTAAtcacca is part of the Mangifera indica cultivar Alphonso chromosome 13, CATAS_Mindica_2.1, whole genome shotgun sequence genome and harbors:
- the LOC123194747 gene encoding pumilio homolog 6, chloroplastic-like isoform X1, yielding MATESLIRISETSAKWPAPKNAATFAPSSSNMAVEELGLLPKGHNVHGSGRNAVPDRSGSAPPNMEGSFVAIDNLISQQSSGLSVSFASLDEILKNCVSEEFLQTDPAYLTCYRSNVNLNPRLPRHLFHRMNRFGNNRGSTSLDDFANSSSHLSQVSLSTHNEESEDDHSSQHSFDDLAGRKNGLWSGKDAAQLSGQNNNLVDTMLEVFPCTPSHAYNQSHSLGYGMAEEAVDHISGSSTLQDLTVSSSNAVRSTIDIDDTVLASKADLSASHISSSSSLDSGGTLPFTPPIHEGTLNNTDVQLKNEVSVHSVSDADVTIMASRMKDLNLSLQNSGNQKSQDQHQACQQESSSSQVRSSKSQLDSKGVIGRYVGADHFLHGPSKFTTVVQPVLQSSGSTPPFYATAAADMTSSHPFYPNGQVPGFYSPQYGLGGYVNSSVVPPFIAGYPPHGAVPFVLDGTAGPNFSTQMSGVSAGAGLGFVHGSDAQHLNKLYGQVGFALQPSFCDLFHLPYFQQPFGEAYNFTGQFDPLASTSGVFGNQNIAHDSKKGSDLAASDDQKFQHERSAGPKNPNSGKGVISSHYLGNPTHMGISMQYTSSPIASPVFPGSPLVGTGFPGGRNDMRFLPGSGRYSGWHGQRGYENYNDPKIFNFLEELKSGKGRRFELSDIAGHIVEFSADQHGSRFIQQKLESCSGEEKSAVFKEVLPHASKLMTDVFGNYVIQKFFEYGSSQQQKELANQLVGKILPLSLQMYGCRVIQKALEVIELEQKAQLVHELDGHIMRCVRDQNGNHVIQKCIECIPTEKVGFIISAFRGQVATLSMHPYGCRVIQRILEHCTDEYQCQFIVDEILDSVCALAQDQYGNYVTQHVLERGNTVERSKIIGKLSGHIVQLSQHKFASNVIEKCLEYGGIAERAVIIDEIVGQNEGNDNLLIMMKDQFANYVVQKIFEICTDSQQAMLLSRIRAHAYALKKYTYGKHIVARFEMLLEDNQSSGS
- the LOC123194747 gene encoding pumilio homolog 6, chloroplastic-like isoform X2, whose product is MAEEAVDHISGSSTLQDLTVSSSNAVRSTIDIDDTVLASKADLSASHISSSSSLDSGGTLPFTPPIHEGTLNNTDVQLKNEVSVHSVSDADVTIMASRMKDLNLSLQNSGNQKSQDQHQACQQESSSSQVRSSKSQLDSKGVIGRYVGADHFLHGPSKFTTVVQPVLQSSGSTPPFYATAAADMTSSHPFYPNGQVPGFYSPQYGLGGYVNSSVVPPFIAGYPPHGAVPFVLDGTAGPNFSTQMSGVSAGAGLGFVHGSDAQHLNKLYGQVGFALQPSFCDLFHLPYFQQPFGEAYNFTGQFDPLASTSGVFGNQNIAHDSKKGSDLAASDDQKFQHERSAGPKNPNSGKGVISSHYLGNPTHMGISMQYTSSPIASPVFPGSPLVGTGFPGGRNDMRFLPGSGRYSGWHGQRGYENYNDPKIFNFLEELKSGKGRRFELSDIAGHIVEFSADQHGSRFIQQKLESCSGEEKSAVFKEVLPHASKLMTDVFGNYVIQKFFEYGSSQQQKELANQLVGKILPLSLQMYGCRVIQKALEVIELEQKAQLVHELDGHIMRCVRDQNGNHVIQKCIECIPTEKVGFIISAFRGQVATLSMHPYGCRVIQRILEHCTDEYQCQFIVDEILDSVCALAQDQYGNYVTQHVLERGNTVERSKIIGKLSGHIVQLSQHKFASNVIEKCLEYGGIAERAVIIDEIVGQNEGNDNLLIMMKDQFANYVVQKIFEICTDSQQAMLLSRIRAHAYALKKYTYGKHIVARFEMLLEDNQSSGS